GGAAACACAGCCTATGAAATGGGCAATGCGATTGAGGGTTGTTTTACATCTCGCACAGGCTCTAGAGTACTGCACAAGCAAAGGGCGTGCCCTTTATCATGACCTTAATGCTTACAGAATTTTATTTGATGAGGTGACTATTTATTAACTCCATCTGTTCAgtaccatttttcttttatgtataTTCTGCTTGTATTCCTTGATTTTATGTATTATAATTTTGCAGGATGGAAATCCTAGAATATCTACCTTTGGCCTGATGAAAAATAGTAGGGATGGGAAGAGTTATAGTACAAATCTGGCATTTACTCCTCCTGAATATCTTAGAACTGGTATGTAGCTCCTAGAAAGCaggcaatttttttttctccaaacaaGGCTCATTTAAGTTTATGATTATCTTGACAGCTGCATGGTTTAGCTATTTAAGGTAATAAAGTCATATTCTTGTTTGGTATTTGATAATAACTTGGAATGTCCTTGTTAACAAGCATCCAAAGCAGATGTAAATGGTCTTCCGACCATGGTAGACTAACTAGCCTTAATTATCAAATACATTAACAATTTACTTTCCAGATTAGTTTCTTTTGTTAGAATGGCAGATCTATCTTCGTGAAAATTTGTCTCATCATCAGATTTATTTTCTCCTGATATGTAAAAAGGAGTTCAATATGGAAATGTCGGTGCTGCGACAATTACTCTTGATGTGGATGCAGTTCAGCAATTATTGTACACTGAACAGGCATACTCCTTTTGATATATAATGTTTTGGAATTATAGGGTGAGCGCTGTTAAGTCTTTTCACCCAAACTGATCCTTCTCAATATCTTTCTATAAAGTATTGGTTGAtcatatttttccttaaaTATCATGTGGTGGTGCTGATTTGGAGTCTCCATGTTTATTTGCAATTGTATTTATGATTTAAGATCTGACTGCTATTGGCATCTCACAACGTACAGTAATTACTCATTGGTTTGCAAGATAAGTCTATGACTTTGCTTCACGTCCCTTGTCATGCAGGGAGAGTAACACCAGAAAGTGTAATATATAGCTTTGGGACTCTTTTGCTTGATCTTCTCAGTGGAAAGCATATTCCCCCTAGCCATGTGAGTAATTTCTTGAGTGGTAAAAAGGTGTTGACAGGAAAAGAATATTGTTTCTTGATGTTAAACTTTCTCCCTAcaccataatattttttactttcaatTGTTAGGAGTTCTGCATCATGATTTCGTCTTCTCTGGTTAAGTGTAAATACTGAAGTAAATTTCTTGACTTGATGACTGATTATTTTGTACCAGGCCCTAGACCTGATTCGGGACAGAAATCTTCAGATGCTGACAGATTCTTGCTTGGAAGGACAGCTTTCTGATGATGCCACTGAGTTGGTACGGTTGGCTTCACGATGTTTACAATCTGAACCCCGAGAGCGACCAAATCCAAAGTCATTAGTTGCTTCTTTGACGCCTCTTCAAAAGGAAACTGAGGTCAGTTTTGTGTTTCTCTTATAAAGCTTTCGAATTTCAACTAAATCAGAGAGCATCATTTGACCACTTGAAAAGTTGCACAAATAGTTCTAGATCCGCATTTTGTGGCAGTCTTTTAAGCACAATATTTAATGGATATCTTCTTTCCACCGGACTCAATCTGAGCTATTTCTGCAAGCGCAGATTTACCggatctttatttttatcagcAATGATCACTTCGACACAGAACCTTTTGACAAGTggaatatttgaaaatttgagaatGGGACATGGCACTCGTGTCTTACTAGTTATGTAGGACTTATGAGAGCTACACTTTTGTTCAGTTCCTTTCATGGTGAGCGATATTCTAGGAAGAATCTTCGAAAATATGTATCGCCCCAAAACCGAGGTTCATTTTTATAGGGGTTTTAAGGTATTTTGAGTTTATAATCCCTTAAACTCATAGTTACCAACCTCAAAGTTAGGGAGATGGAGAACCACCTTCTATAAGAATATATCTATTTAAAAGTCTATGCTTACTTCTTTGGTGTGAATTCAAATCACTAATGATCTGAACCATCTTAGTAGTTCGATTAAATATAGAGGCTTAACATAATGCTGGTATCTGTAGTTcctttaaatttcttttttgcttacaactgcaggttccctcttttgttttgatggGTATTCCAAACAGTACCTCCTGCTCTCCTCTTTCACCATTTGGTGAAGCGTGCTCAAGAAGGGATTTGACTGCTATACATGAGATCCTAGAGAATATCGGCTATAAAGATGATGGAATGACAAATGAGGttctatattttcttaaaatgatGGAGAAATATAAAATTGCCTCTACACCTGCATATTTAGCCTTCTAGATAGTCTGCTTCTGTATTCATTTTGTGCCTGTGGTTGTCACTGAACTTCTCAGTTGCATATGTTCTGTTGAGTTCTTGCCACTTTTATCTTGTATGCAAAGTACTGTTACTGaaacattttcatttctcacaTTCCATTGCAGCTCTCATTTCAAATGTGGACTGACCAAATGCAGGAAACATTAGATTCAAAGGAAAAGGGGGATTCTGCTTTTAAGCAGAAGGACTTTAGAACCACAATTGAGTGTTATTCACAGGTTAAGTTCTTATTGTGATACTGTGGTTGGTTGGTTTCTTTTTGCATTCTCTTCTCTTGTAGGGAAATTATACTCATTCCAGCTATAGAATTAGTTTCAGAAATAACAAAATGTGCTTGTAACATCTTATCTGCTAAGTCTTATAGGAACGAGTAAAATTGGTAGTTTATAAACAGTCACAAAATTAGTGGATTTGATCCTAGTAAAGCCTTTGTTGCTACTTTATTTGTATGTGTTATCCTGCTAACAGTTTCTTCCACTTGCAGTTCATTGATGTTGGAACCATGGTTTCTCCAACAATTTTTGCCCGGCGTGGTTTGTCTTATCTCATGAATGACATGCCTCAGGAAGCTCTGAACGATGCAATGCAAGCTCAAGTAATTTCCCCAATATGGCACATTGCATCTTATCTTCAGGCTGCTGCCCTTTCTGCCCTTGGAATGGACAATGAAGCACAAGCAGCACTGAAGGAGGGTACTATGCTTGAAGCCAAAAGGAACGCTGCAGCTGCAAAGAAGTGAAAACCAAGGATCAGGTACTGAATTTGACACTTCTCAGTTTGGCTCTCAGCACATATAGATGTTGCTCATAAGGTTTCGAATCATGGAAGTTAAGCTTCACTCAGTTCCATCATATTAagattttggtcattttcctGCGAGATATGTTGTATTTGAGTTCTTTGATTTGATCTGATTTCTTGTCCGTTAAATGTTTCCAGTATATGAATTACTCtggaaaatggaaacaaaaaaaaatgttgtaaACAACAGTGGGAGGAAAAAAGCTTGTAATTTGTGtacaaaatacataaaagattCCTGGTGTATTCTTTCTGATGAAAAACAGTGGATACCATTCTCAGTTAGAAAAAAAGTTCAAGTTTGACAGCAAAACTATGAGAtgggggaaaagaaaagaaagaaaattagttGGCTTTCTGTAGGAAATGTTATGACTTAAAATACCCTGCAGAAAATAACATTCATGGCAAACAATTGTTCTTACATAATTGCTTACAAACAAAGACAGTAACAAATAAAGCAGTTGAGCAATGTTAATCCACTACTTGAAAACTTCTGCAGATATATAGTTGCTTCCATGGCAACTATGCATTCTTCAAGTCAAGTGAAGCATGGATGTTGTCTCCGAAGATGCTGGAGCTGAAGATACAATTAAACAAACACCCGTAAGTTTTGAAAACAGACAGTTAAAGTTAAttacaaaaaccaaattaaaacaaaaatagctaaattttatctaaaaagaaaaagaagagttgATGTACTTACAGCTTATCTATTAAGCATATCCTTGAGTTCCCGCTTGATCAAGACTACTTGCGTATCTCCATGACCTCTTGAATATCAAAGTGCCGCAAACTCCCCAAAATCCTCAAAATCCAGCAGCAAACCCAAGCCCCATACTGATGTAAAAATCCCAGTGTAATAAGCTCATCCTTATCATCCTCTTGATTGCTCAATTCCGTTTGCACATTTGATCAGCACACAAATTTTTAAGTGGAGGTCCACAGAGTTGATTTCCAGCATAAACAGAGGGATCAAAGCCTTGGAGCTGAGTCTCGATTGGAATTTCGCCAGATAATTTGTTAAATGACAAGTCCAAGAAACTAAGACGATCAATCCGCGAAAGGCTTGTTGGAATTCTTCCTTCTATCTGGTTTCTTGACAAATCAAGGGCATCCAGTGACTGCAAGTTTCCAATCTCTGGAGTGATTTGACCTGTTAATTGGTTTCCCGACTAGTTTAAAGAAACCAACCCAACAAGATGAGTGATTTCACTTGGAATCTCCCCTGTTAATCTATTTCTTGACAGATCAATTCTCTTCACAAGCCCCAAAGTGTTTTTGTATGAGTGCATTCTTCCTTTCCATATGAATGGCATCATCGTCATAAGCATAATAAGTAAATGAATGTTGATCGTCATAagaaatttcatacaaatgtCTGCTGGTTAGATTTGAATTTCCTTTCTGAGACAGGGAAGTCAAATTGTTGATGCATGGAGGCATGCTTCCAGAGATGTTGTTCATAGAGaaatccaaattttgaattCGTATTAGATGGCATAATTGTGAGGGCAGGCTTCCATTGAAGTGATTAGACGAAAGCAGCAGGATAACCAAATTCTTTAAGCTAACCCCTAACCATTCAGGTATTGGTCTGGATAATTTATTATGCCCAACATCAATGACTACTAAACTTGTGCAGTTCTTCAAGGATGAAGGCAATTGTCCCACAAATCTATTGCTTCTTAATTTGAGTGTTTCAATCCGAAATACGGAGCCTATTGTTGTAGGAATTTTTCCGGACAAAGCATTGTAACTCAAATCAAGCATGACTAGATTTTCCAAATGTGTCAAGCAATCTGGAACTTCTCTAGAAATATTGTTTCTTGAGAGATCAAGAAAGACTAAACCAATAGCTGCACTTGAACACAAGAATGAAATTGACCCTGAAAGTTTATTATAAGAGAGATCCAGATATGAGACTTTTGATAGAACtggaatttggaggtcatAAATCCCAACTTTAAATTCTATCAAAATAATAGTCatttctaaaatttgagaataaCATACCTTTTTTTTGTCGAATTGAGAATAACATACTTAATAGCTATTTGGTTAATTGAAATTGTAGAATTTGATGATAAGAAGATTTGTGAAAACTTGTTCCTGAACATGTTCACTGCACAGAAATGGTTTGGAACAATTTTGTACAAACATCTTTATCAAACAAATTCACTTATACCATAGTGGAAAAGTATGGACATTCACATACAGATGCGACATCAAAGCAGAgccatatatttatacaagaTTCGACATGAAAAAGACCACGATTCATCTAACCCTGctacaaattttttgtttttgtttttgttttttaggaCCTTTCATGTTAAGAGGGGCGATATCATACTAAACTCACTTACACTACACGAATAGTAGGACTCAGACCGAGGACCTTTCTTGAAGGGAGCACTTGCTCTAAACCACTACACTATTGAATCTTTTGCGACCCATGCTATAAATTAAGTTAGacattaattataatttccaCGATGCAATTAAGTGGATAGGTATTGACTTAAGTAattgaattttcaattaatttggGTCGCACTATATTGATTGCCTTGATAGGAAAAAACAAGCTGCTTGCTGAAAAGTATACAAATAAGATaatcactttttctttttttccttttttaattttcttatttcaatcatttctaattttatattgaagaAAAGTTTTGAGTggaacttaattttttttttaatgcattAATTTGGAGCATATCCTTGCCAATTAAGTTTCAATAATTATTAGATAGTATAGTACCTAATCGAATTTTGGCCCCATATTTCCTCATTTTCTTCCCACACAACTATTACGTTAACCTAGACTAGAGAATTGAGATGATGATTTGCCTTCTAACGCTAGACTTGAGAATTGAGATGATGATTTGCCTTCCAACGCACACCAGACTCCTCTCACTATTGTCTTGCAATTGTTGAGTCAACTTGACTTAACTTGAGATGGGTTGGTAACAATGCCCTTCGATGTTCACTCAACCTTTTAAATTTGCCTCCCATTCAAGACGGGGCACAAGCTACAATTATCTTCTTACAAATTTGGACTTGACTTAAATGAAACATATGTCTACCAACccaatattattattgtacatatatatttattgatactTATATAATAAAGCATAAATCTTCCACCAATCACATgttaaaaataagataaattaatattacatGCGATGTTACGATTACTCTgaaaaatttctcatattataatttatagtgATGATCACAAAATTCTTAAGTAGGAAGGAGTATATTTAGTGTTGAATCTTATCGCTAAAGTTTTGGAGCAACGAAGACAAAGTGtccttcattttttatatcaagctccacctctattagagagatAGTGCACAATTTGGTATGTAAAAATGGTCTCTCTAGCAATCAAGGCAAAACTACATGGATTTTTTGTGACTTTTAGCCAACTCTTCATGAATAGGGATGGAAACAGATTCCCAATGGGGAATATGGTCCCCACTGTTTGTGTAAAAGGATAATCCTTTATGAATAGGCAAAACTATATTTACTTAGTAATTGATCGGCATAAAGATACATAAAATCTACAGTTCCTAGCttattcattgaatgatatgcTAAAGAGTATCGAAATCAGATGAGCAAAATCATCCTGGAGGATATGAGCTTTTCCATTGATTGGGTACCATT
The Prunus dulcis chromosome 2, ALMONDv2, whole genome shotgun sequence DNA segment above includes these coding regions:
- the LOC117618741 gene encoding serine/threonine-protein kinase BSK3-like isoform X2, giving the protein MGCQFSKLKPCCWNSQFKAAVLEAPDIDNEEKSDVDYLHRFCEFTFEQLKNATSGFAVEYIVSEHGEKAPNVVYKGKLENQRRIAVKRFNRMAWPDARQFLEEARLVGQLRNRRLVNLLGCCCEGDERLLVAEYMPNETLAKHLFHWETQPMKWAMRLRVVLHLAQALEYCTSKGRALYHDLNAYRILFDEDGNPRISTFGLMKNSRDGKSYSTNLAFTPPEYLRTGRVTPESVIYSFGTLLLDLLSGKHIPPSHALDLIRDRNLQMLTDSCLEGQLSDDATELVRLASRCLQSEPRERPNPKSLVASLTPLQKETEVPSFVLMGIPNSTSCSPLSPFGEACSRRDLTAIHEILENIGYKDDGMTNEETLDSKEKGDSAFKQKDFRTTIECYSQFIDVGTMVSPTIFARRGLSYLMNDMPQEALNDAMQAQVISPIWHIASYLQAAALSALGMDNEAQAALKEGTMLEAKRNAAAAKK
- the LOC117618741 gene encoding serine/threonine-protein kinase BSK3-like isoform X1; this translates as MGCQFSKLKPCCWNSQFKAAVLEAPDIDNEEKSDVDYLHRFCEFTFEQLKNATSGFAVEYIVSEHGEKAPNVVYKGKLENQRRIAVKRFNRMAWPDARQFLEEARLVGQLRNRRLVNLLGCCCEGDERLLVAEYMPNETLAKHLFHWETQPMKWAMRLRVVLHLAQALEYCTSKGRALYHDLNAYRILFDEDGNPRISTFGLMKNSRDGKSYSTNLAFTPPEYLRTGRVTPESVIYSFGTLLLDLLSGKHIPPSHALDLIRDRNLQMLTDSCLEGQLSDDATELVRLASRCLQSEPRERPNPKSLVASLTPLQKETEVPSFVLMGIPNSTSCSPLSPFGEACSRRDLTAIHEILENIGYKDDGMTNELSFQMWTDQMQETLDSKEKGDSAFKQKDFRTTIECYSQFIDVGTMVSPTIFARRGLSYLMNDMPQEALNDAMQAQVISPIWHIASYLQAAALSALGMDNEAQAALKEGTMLEAKRNAAAAKK
- the LOC117618741 gene encoding serine/threonine-protein kinase BSK3-like isoform X3, giving the protein MGCQFSKLKPCCWNSQFKAAVLEAPDIDNEEKSDVDYLHRFCEFTFEQLKNATSGFAVEYIVSEHGEKAPNVVYKGKLENQRRIAVKRFNRMAWPDARQFLEEARLVGQLRNRRLVNLLGCCCEGDERLLVAEYMPNETLAKHLFHWETQPMKWAMRLRVVLHLAQALEYCTSKGRALYHDLNAYRILFDEDGNPRISTFGLMKNSRDGKSYSTNLAFTPPEYLRTGRVTPESVIYSFGTLLLDLLSGKHIPPSHALDLIRDRNLQMLTDSCLEGQLSDDATELVRLASRCLQSEPRERPNPKSLVASLTPLQKETELSFQMWTDQMQETLDSKEKGDSAFKQKDFRTTIECYSQFIDVGTMVSPTIFARRGLSYLMNDMPQEALNDAMQAQVISPIWHIASYLQAAALSALGMDNEAQAALKEGTMLEAKRNAAAAKK